Proteins encoded within one genomic window of Ammonifex degensii KC4:
- a CDS encoding polysaccharide deacetylase family protein: MAFFFFCPSRPRVRLFLWLLLLSLPLLFGRWLALDDSVLETSAAGPVYHGPSSRREIALTFNVYWGEEHLPRIMQILKERQVKATFFLGGEWVERHPELAREIAHYFAVGNHGYAHRHPDQLSVEGNLREIRRAAEVIKEVTGKETHLFAPPYGERGAAVLEAASRAGYRVILWSIDPVDWKNPPAAVISQTVVGKAHNGAIVLLHPTAPTAEALPYIIEELRARGYRFVTVEELLEHAAEAEK, encoded by the coding sequence TTGGCCTTTTTCTTTTTCTGCCCGTCCCGTCCCCGCGTGCGCCTTTTCCTTTGGCTTCTGCTCCTAAGCCTGCCCCTGCTTTTCGGCCGGTGGCTGGCTTTAGACGACTCGGTTCTGGAGACTTCTGCCGCCGGGCCTGTCTACCACGGGCCGAGTTCCCGAAGGGAGATAGCCCTCACCTTCAATGTCTACTGGGGAGAGGAGCACCTCCCCCGGATCATGCAAATTCTTAAAGAGCGGCAGGTGAAGGCCACCTTTTTTCTGGGAGGAGAGTGGGTAGAAAGGCATCCGGAGCTGGCGCGGGAAATAGCCCACTACTTCGCGGTGGGAAACCACGGTTATGCCCACCGCCATCCCGACCAACTCTCGGTGGAGGGAAACCTGCGCGAGATCAGGCGAGCGGCGGAAGTCATAAAGGAGGTCACCGGGAAGGAGACACACCTCTTCGCTCCCCCCTACGGCGAGCGCGGGGCCGCAGTTTTAGAAGCGGCTTCCCGCGCGGGGTACCGGGTTATCTTATGGAGCATCGACCCGGTTGATTGGAAGAACCCTCCGGCGGCGGTGATAAGCCAGACAGTGGTAGGAAAGGCACACAACGGCGCCATAGTGCTCCTTCACCCCACAGCCCCCACTGCCGAGGCTCTTCCCTACATAATAGAGGAGCTCCGTGCCAGAGGATACCGGTTCGTAACGGTGGAGGAATTGCTGGAGCATGCGGCGGAGGCCGAGAAGTAG
- a CDS encoding YlmC/YmxH family sporulation protein has protein sequence MRLGELVGKEVVNLHDGARLGVIGETDICFDAETGQLQSIILPQRQNFFTLWFDRQELVIPWEAVKKIGVEVVVVDLDRTYPRLR, from the coding sequence ATGCGCTTGGGGGAGTTGGTGGGAAAGGAAGTGGTGAACCTGCACGACGGGGCTCGGCTGGGAGTGATCGGGGAAACGGACATCTGCTTCGACGCTGAGACCGGGCAGCTGCAGAGTATCATCCTTCCCCAGCGCCAGAACTTTTTCACCTTGTGGTTTGACCGCCAAGAACTGGTAATTCCCTGGGAAGCCGTGAAAAAGATCGGGGTGGAAGTAGTGGTGGTGGACCTGGACCGCACCTATCCCCGCCTTCGTTAG
- the dut gene encoding dUTP diphosphatase, which produces MQEVIIPIRRLPHAADLPLPAYATPFSAGLDLYAACAASITLLPGKWELIPTGISLALPEGYLAEVRPRSGLALQHGVTLLNSPGTIDADYRGEIKVILINLGDKPWTCHRGDRIAQLVVLPVARVVWREVEELDSTVRGEGGFGHTGR; this is translated from the coding sequence TTGCAGGAAGTAATAATCCCCATCCGCCGGCTACCCCACGCCGCCGATCTCCCTTTGCCCGCTTACGCCACCCCTTTCTCCGCCGGACTAGACCTTTACGCCGCCTGCGCCGCTTCCATAACCCTCCTACCGGGGAAGTGGGAGCTCATACCTACCGGTATCTCTTTGGCCCTGCCGGAAGGCTACCTAGCCGAAGTTAGACCCCGTAGCGGCCTGGCCTTGCAGCACGGTGTCACCCTGCTGAATTCCCCGGGCACTATAGACGCTGACTACCGGGGAGAGATAAAGGTTATCCTCATAAATCTGGGGGACAAGCCCTGGACCTGCCACCGGGGGGACCGCATAGCCCAACTGGTGGTATTGCCGGTGGCCCGGGTGGTTTGGCGGGAGGTAGAGGAGCTCGATTCGACCGTTAGAGGAGAAGGGGGCTTCGGGCACACCGGTAGGTAA
- a CDS encoding M16 family metallopeptidase, protein MVKVTDLGNGVTILTEEIPHVRSVALGIWVAAGSRDEEANQNGISHFIEHALFKGTKNRSARQIAEELESVGGQINAFTAKEYTCYYARVLDEYFELAADVLTDLVFHARFDPQDLEREKNVILEEIRMYEDTPDELVHDLFSATLWKDHPLGRPVIGTEETVKNLTSEEIFRYYERHYLRGRMVVAVAGNVTHERAVDLLAPRFAAVKEESRSPGDQPRPWFGSNFFLRSTEQVHLCLGTPGLAMGDDDIYTFQVLNTLLGGGMSSRLFQKVREEGGLVYSVYSYHSAYRDTGLFCIYAGLAAENVPRALQAIVEELKKVCRSDLSPEEVERAKNQLKGSFLLSLESVTTRMSRLGKSWLYLGRVLSPEEVAERITAVTLEQVQALARRFFHPSGLVLTTLGNWEDGASWKKILEEW, encoded by the coding sequence TTGGTAAAGGTAACAGATCTGGGTAACGGAGTAACCATTCTCACTGAGGAAATCCCGCACGTGCGTTCGGTAGCCCTGGGCATCTGGGTGGCAGCGGGCTCGCGGGATGAGGAGGCTAACCAAAATGGCATCTCCCACTTCATCGAGCACGCTCTTTTCAAGGGCACCAAGAACCGCTCTGCCCGGCAGATAGCCGAAGAACTGGAATCGGTCGGTGGACAGATCAACGCCTTCACCGCCAAGGAGTACACCTGCTATTATGCCCGCGTGCTAGACGAGTACTTCGAGCTGGCGGCCGACGTCTTGACCGACCTCGTCTTCCATGCCCGCTTCGACCCCCAGGACCTGGAGAGGGAAAAGAACGTTATTCTGGAAGAGATAAGAATGTACGAAGATACTCCCGACGAGCTGGTGCACGACCTCTTCAGCGCCACCCTGTGGAAGGACCATCCCTTGGGGCGTCCGGTTATCGGCACGGAAGAGACGGTGAAAAACCTCACCTCGGAAGAGATCTTCCGCTACTACGAGCGGCACTACCTCCGGGGGCGCATGGTGGTAGCGGTGGCCGGGAACGTGACCCACGAGCGGGCGGTAGACCTGCTCGCCCCCCGCTTTGCCGCGGTGAAAGAGGAGAGCCGTTCTCCAGGAGACCAGCCACGCCCCTGGTTCGGCAGCAACTTCTTCCTCCGCTCCACCGAGCAGGTCCACCTTTGCCTAGGCACTCCCGGCCTGGCGATGGGGGACGACGATATCTACACCTTCCAGGTGCTGAATACCCTCCTAGGAGGGGGGATGAGTTCGCGCCTCTTCCAGAAGGTAAGGGAGGAGGGCGGACTGGTCTACTCAGTCTACTCCTACCACAGTGCTTACCGGGATACGGGACTTTTCTGTATCTACGCCGGCCTGGCGGCCGAGAATGTGCCTCGCGCCTTACAAGCCATCGTAGAAGAGCTCAAAAAGGTGTGCCGGAGCGATCTTTCTCCGGAAGAGGTGGAACGGGCCAAGAACCAGCTCAAAGGAAGCTTCCTTTTGAGCCTAGAGAGCGTAACCACGCGCATGAGCCGGCTTGGGAAATCTTGGCTTTACCTGGGTAGGGTGCTGTCTCCCGAGGAGGTGGCCGAGCGGATAACGGCGGTCACTCTGGAGCAGGTGCAGGCTCTGGCCCGGCGCTTCTTCCATCCTTCCGGGCTGGTTCTCACTACCTTAGGAAACTGGGAAGACGGCGCCTCCTGGAAAAAGATATTAGAGGAGTGGTAA
- the rpsO gene encoding 30S ribosomal protein S15, producing the protein MALTAERKREIIEAFRIHENDTGSPEVQIALLTERIKILSEHLKVHRKDFHSRRGLLKLVGQRRALLNYLRKTDFDRYQRLLNRLGLRK; encoded by the coding sequence TTGGCCTTAACGGCGGAGAGGAAAAGAGAGATTATCGAGGCTTTCCGGATTCACGAGAACGACACCGGTTCTCCGGAGGTTCAGATTGCTCTTTTGACCGAGCGCATCAAAATCTTGAGCGAGCACCTTAAAGTGCACCGCAAAGACTTTCACTCGCGGCGAGGCCTGCTCAAATTGGTGGGCCAACGGCGGGCACTTCTCAACTACCTGCGGAAGACCGACTTCGACCGTTACCAGCGCTTGCTCAATCGCCTGGGGCTGAGGAAGTAG
- the lysS gene encoding lysine--tRNA ligase has protein sequence MPEILPELNDLIRVRYEKLEELKAQGIEPYGGRYERTHLAEEVRERFSELEGQEVSLAGRIMARRSHGKVTFADLQDFSGRIQIMVRQDAVGPEAYEIFKKLDLGDIIGVKGSVFKTRTGEITIAVARFELLAKSLRPLPEKWHGLKDVDLRYRQRYLDLIVNPEVKRIFILRSQIIRAIRRFLDERGFLEVETPMMQPVPGGAAARPFITYHNALEMQLYLRIAPELYLKRLLVGGFEKVYEINRNFRNEGISTRHNPEFTMLELYQAYADYQDMLKLTEELITWVAKEVLGTWQIKYGEAEIDLSPPWRRISLLEAVRQKTGIDFASLEADEAREAAERLGVELKGKTLWGEIVNEVFEELVEPELINPTFVLDYPVDISPLAKRKKEDPRLTYRFELFIGGREIANAFSELNDPLDQRERFLQQLERRRAGDEEAHMFDEDFLVALEYGMPPAGGLGIGIDRLVMLLTNSPSIREVILFPLHRPRD, from the coding sequence ATGCCGGAGATTTTGCCCGAACTTAACGACCTCATCCGAGTAAGATACGAGAAACTGGAGGAGCTTAAAGCTCAAGGAATAGAACCCTACGGCGGTCGTTATGAGCGCACCCACCTGGCGGAGGAGGTGCGCGAACGTTTTTCCGAGCTTGAGGGCCAGGAGGTGAGCCTGGCCGGGCGTATTATGGCCCGGCGCAGCCACGGCAAGGTGACTTTTGCCGACCTCCAGGACTTCTCCGGGCGCATCCAGATAATGGTACGCCAGGACGCCGTAGGTCCGGAGGCTTACGAAATCTTCAAGAAACTGGACCTGGGCGACATCATCGGGGTGAAAGGGAGCGTTTTTAAGACGCGCACCGGCGAGATAACTATAGCGGTGGCGCGTTTTGAGCTTCTGGCCAAGAGCCTGCGCCCGCTGCCGGAGAAGTGGCATGGACTAAAGGACGTAGACCTGCGCTACCGCCAGCGCTACCTCGATCTCATCGTTAACCCGGAAGTGAAGAGGATATTTATCCTGCGCAGCCAGATAATCCGGGCCATCAGGCGCTTCCTGGACGAGCGCGGCTTTCTAGAAGTGGAAACGCCCATGATGCAACCGGTGCCAGGAGGAGCGGCGGCGCGCCCCTTCATTACCTACCACAACGCCCTGGAGATGCAGCTTTACCTCCGCATAGCCCCGGAGCTTTACCTCAAGCGGCTGCTGGTGGGCGGGTTTGAAAAGGTTTACGAGATCAACCGTAACTTCCGCAACGAAGGGATTTCGACCAGGCACAACCCGGAGTTCACCATGCTGGAGCTTTACCAGGCCTACGCCGACTACCAGGACATGTTAAAGCTTACCGAGGAACTCATCACCTGGGTGGCAAAAGAGGTCCTGGGAACCTGGCAGATAAAGTATGGGGAGGCGGAGATAGATCTTTCTCCCCCGTGGCGGCGGATTTCCCTCCTGGAGGCAGTCCGGCAGAAGACCGGGATCGATTTTGCTTCTCTTGAAGCGGACGAGGCCAGGGAAGCAGCTGAAAGGCTGGGGGTGGAGCTCAAAGGGAAGACGTTGTGGGGGGAGATCGTCAACGAGGTGTTCGAGGAACTTGTAGAGCCGGAGCTCATTAACCCCACCTTCGTCCTCGATTACCCGGTGGACATCTCTCCTCTGGCCAAGCGCAAGAAGGAAGACCCCCGGCTTACCTACCGTTTCGAACTCTTCATCGGGGGAAGGGAAATCGCCAACGCCTTCTCCGAGCTCAACGACCCGCTGGACCAGCGGGAAAGGTTTTTGCAGCAGCTGGAGAGGCGAAGGGCGGGGGACGAGGAGGCCCACATGTTCGACGAAGACTTCCTGGTGGCGTTGGAATACGGCATGCCGCCGGCAGGAGGATTGGGCATCGGAATCGACCGCCTGGTCATGCTGCTCACCAATTCCCCCTCTATCCGCGAGGTCATCCTT
- a CDS encoding polyribonucleotide nucleotidyltransferase, which yields MEEQKILRKEMILAGRPLVLEVGRVARQASSAVLAKYGDTVVLVTATMAPEPREGIDFFPLLVDYEERHYAVGKIPGGFLRREGKPGEKAVLSARLIDRSIRPLFPKKMRNDVHVVATILSVDQNCAPEITAMIGASAALTLSEIPFAGPIGGVIVGLVDGELVLNPTVEQEEKSLLHLVVAGTKEAVVMVECGAREVPEDKVVEAIEFGHQTVKEIAAFIETLREEALALGLASPKKEFEFPEPPEELREAVKAVAEPALREAYRWYASARLDKKARESHTENLKNELVAKLLEQYPEEEATIKELIAEIERRVVRELIAKERIRADGRGFKDIRPLSVEVGLLPRTHGSALFTRGQTQVLSVVTLGAVGDEQILDDLDLEESKRFMHHYNFPPFSTGEVRPIRSPGRREIGHGALVERALEAVIPDEDAFPYTIRVVSEVLESNGSTSMASVCASSLALMDAGVPIKAPVAGIAMGLIKEEDEFIVLTDIQGLEDHLGDMDFKVAGTEAGITALQMDIKIAGVTKEILATALAQAREARLYILEVMRRALPAPRPELSPYAPRVLSLVINPDKIRDVIGPGGKTIRKIIELTGVEIDVEDDGRIYITAPSESAGQQALEIIKNLTAEVAVGQVYLGRVTRVTDFGCFVEIIPGVLGLPGKEGLVHISQMAPLKGKRIEEVVKEGDQVLVKVIGYDSQGRLRLSQKEALRMLAEKGGKRIERASSPRTRHRSSPK from the coding sequence GTGGAAGAGCAAAAAATTTTGCGGAAAGAGATGATTCTGGCCGGCAGGCCCCTGGTTCTGGAGGTGGGGCGGGTAGCGCGCCAAGCCTCCAGTGCCGTGCTGGCAAAGTACGGGGATACGGTGGTCTTGGTTACGGCTACCATGGCGCCAGAGCCGCGGGAGGGCATCGACTTCTTCCCCCTGCTGGTTGACTACGAAGAGAGGCATTACGCCGTGGGTAAGATCCCCGGGGGGTTTTTAAGACGGGAAGGAAAGCCGGGGGAGAAAGCGGTTTTGTCGGCACGCCTCATCGACCGCTCCATTCGTCCCCTCTTTCCTAAAAAGATGCGCAACGACGTGCACGTGGTAGCTACCATCCTTTCGGTGGACCAGAACTGTGCTCCGGAGATCACCGCCATGATCGGAGCTTCCGCCGCCCTTACCCTTTCCGAGATTCCCTTTGCCGGTCCCATCGGCGGGGTGATTGTGGGACTGGTGGACGGGGAGCTGGTGCTCAACCCCACGGTGGAACAGGAGGAAAAGAGCCTCCTGCACCTGGTGGTGGCGGGTACCAAGGAAGCAGTGGTCATGGTGGAATGCGGGGCTAGAGAAGTGCCCGAAGATAAGGTAGTGGAGGCCATAGAGTTCGGGCATCAGACGGTAAAAGAGATAGCCGCCTTCATCGAAACTTTGCGGGAGGAGGCTTTAGCCCTCGGCCTAGCTTCTCCCAAGAAGGAGTTCGAATTCCCGGAGCCACCGGAAGAGCTGAGGGAGGCCGTGAAGGCGGTGGCCGAGCCGGCTTTGCGGGAGGCCTACCGCTGGTACGCCTCTGCCCGTTTGGACAAGAAGGCGCGGGAAAGCCACACCGAAAACCTGAAAAACGAACTGGTGGCTAAACTGCTGGAGCAGTATCCGGAGGAAGAGGCCACCATAAAAGAGCTTATCGCCGAGATAGAGCGCCGGGTGGTACGCGAACTCATAGCTAAGGAGCGGATCCGGGCCGACGGGCGCGGTTTCAAGGATATAAGGCCCCTCTCGGTCGAAGTGGGGCTTCTTCCTCGCACCCACGGCTCGGCCCTCTTTACTCGGGGACAGACCCAGGTCCTGTCGGTGGTGACCCTGGGGGCGGTGGGAGACGAACAGATCCTGGACGATCTCGATCTCGAAGAGAGCAAACGCTTCATGCACCACTACAACTTCCCGCCCTTCAGCACGGGTGAGGTGCGTCCCATCCGCTCTCCGGGTCGGCGGGAGATCGGTCACGGGGCACTGGTGGAGAGGGCCCTGGAGGCGGTCATTCCTGACGAGGACGCTTTCCCCTACACCATAAGGGTGGTGTCTGAAGTACTGGAGTCTAACGGCTCCACCTCCATGGCCAGCGTATGCGCCAGTTCCCTGGCCCTGATGGATGCTGGTGTACCCATTAAGGCACCGGTGGCGGGAATAGCCATGGGGCTTATCAAGGAAGAGGACGAGTTTATAGTCCTGACCGATATCCAGGGCTTGGAGGACCATCTGGGCGACATGGACTTCAAAGTAGCGGGGACGGAGGCCGGGATTACCGCCCTGCAAATGGACATCAAGATCGCCGGCGTAACCAAGGAGATACTGGCGACGGCCCTGGCCCAGGCGCGGGAAGCGCGGCTCTACATCTTGGAAGTTATGCGCCGTGCCCTCCCGGCACCCCGTCCGGAGCTTTCGCCTTATGCTCCCCGCGTGCTCTCGCTGGTCATTAACCCGGACAAGATCCGGGATGTCATCGGTCCCGGCGGCAAAACCATCCGGAAGATAATAGAGCTCACCGGCGTGGAGATAGACGTGGAGGACGACGGGCGCATCTACATCACCGCTCCTTCGGAGAGTGCCGGGCAGCAGGCCCTGGAGATCATCAAGAACCTCACCGCCGAAGTGGCGGTGGGCCAGGTCTACCTGGGCCGGGTTACGCGGGTGACCGACTTTGGCTGCTTCGTGGAGATTATCCCCGGTGTGCTCGGACTGCCGGGCAAAGAGGGCTTGGTGCACATATCCCAGATGGCCCCGCTCAAAGGCAAGCGGATAGAAGAAGTGGTGAAGGAAGGAGATCAAGTACTGGTCAAAGTAATAGGCTACGACAGCCAGGGCCGGCTGAGGCTTTCGCAGAAAGAGGCTCTGCGCATGCTGGCGGAAAAGGGAGGAAAGAGGATAGAGAGAGCTTCTTCGCCGCGGACAAGACACCGTTCTTCTCCTAAGTAG
- a CDS encoding bifunctional riboflavin kinase/FAD synthetase, whose product MEIVRDWHRAKERFPFLGVGLGNFDGVHLGHRKLIERLVAWAAATGGIPAVLTFEPHPAMVLNPQKAPPLLLSSELKKRFLAELGVKVLFILPFTREFASLQPEEFVAEVLVKEMGVKAVFVGYNHTFGRGGKGNPALLASLGERYGFKVEVIPQVVVNGLPVSSTLIRHLLEKGEVEEARRYLGYYPLYMGTVVAGDGRGRALGFPTANLELEKGILLPACGVYLVRARVLERNWYGVANVGVLPTFGGREQPRVEVFLFDFQGELYGLKMEVSFLRRLREERRFRSPEELVAQIQQDVARAREMIAQMGKDTPRLLG is encoded by the coding sequence TTGGAGATAGTTCGGGACTGGCACCGGGCCAAAGAACGCTTCCCTTTCCTAGGGGTGGGCTTGGGCAATTTCGATGGGGTACACTTGGGACACCGCAAGCTAATCGAGCGACTGGTAGCCTGGGCGGCGGCCACGGGGGGAATTCCGGCGGTGCTCACTTTCGAGCCCCACCCTGCTATGGTGCTAAATCCGCAAAAAGCTCCTCCCTTGCTCCTTTCCAGTGAGCTTAAAAAGCGCTTTCTGGCCGAACTAGGTGTAAAGGTGCTCTTCATCCTCCCTTTTACCCGCGAGTTTGCTTCTCTTCAACCTGAGGAATTCGTGGCCGAGGTGCTGGTAAAAGAGATGGGGGTGAAGGCGGTCTTCGTGGGGTACAACCACACCTTCGGCCGGGGAGGCAAGGGCAACCCGGCCCTGCTCGCTTCCCTGGGAGAACGGTACGGCTTCAAGGTGGAGGTCATCCCTCAGGTGGTGGTGAACGGCCTGCCGGTATCCTCCACGCTCATACGTCACCTGCTGGAGAAGGGAGAAGTGGAGGAAGCCCGGCGCTACTTGGGCTACTACCCCCTTTACATGGGTACGGTGGTGGCCGGGGACGGCCGGGGAAGAGCGCTGGGTTTTCCCACCGCCAACCTGGAGCTGGAAAAAGGGATTTTGCTCCCTGCCTGCGGGGTCTATCTGGTTCGTGCCCGGGTGCTGGAGAGGAACTGGTACGGAGTGGCCAACGTGGGAGTCTTGCCCACCTTCGGGGGAAGGGAGCAGCCGCGGGTGGAGGTCTTTCTCTTCGATTTCCAGGGAGAACTTTACGGTCTTAAAATGGAGGTGAGTTTCCTGCGCCGCCTGCGGGAGGAGAGGCGTTTCCGTTCTCCGGAGGAACTCGTGGCTCAGATTCAGCAGGATGTGGCCCGCGCGCGGGAAATGATCGCCCAAATGGGAAAAGATACGCCTCGCTTGCTTGGGTGA
- the greA gene encoding transcription elongation factor GreA, whose protein sequence is MKEKEIVLTPEGLRRLEEELELLKSVRRREVAERIKQALAFGDISENAEYEDAKNEQAFVEGRIITLEKILRHARVIDQEEIGTEEVTIGSTVRLKDLADGAEYEYTIVGSEEADPAAHRISYESPVGRALLGKKKGDTVDVDVPAGKLSFQILDIARE, encoded by the coding sequence ATGAAGGAAAAGGAAATCGTGCTTACCCCTGAAGGCCTGCGTCGCTTGGAGGAAGAGCTCGAGCTTTTGAAGTCGGTGCGCCGGCGGGAGGTAGCCGAGCGAATAAAGCAGGCCCTGGCTTTCGGCGACATTTCGGAGAACGCAGAGTACGAGGACGCCAAGAACGAGCAGGCCTTCGTAGAGGGGCGCATTATTACCCTGGAAAAGATACTCCGCCACGCGCGGGTAATAGATCAGGAAGAAATAGGGACGGAGGAAGTGACAATTGGTTCCACGGTCCGGTTGAAGGATCTGGCGGACGGGGCGGAGTACGAATATACCATTGTGGGCTCGGAGGAGGCCGATCCTGCGGCCCATCGCATCTCTTACGAATCGCCGGTGGGACGGGCCTTATTAGGAAAGAAGAAGGGAGACACAGTGGATGTGGATGTGCCCGCCGGCAAGTTGAGCTTTCAAATCTTGGACATTGCGAGGGAGTAA
- a CDS encoding N-acetylmuramoyl-L-alanine amidase, translated as MRRRPRSRLLLFLLLLLLLRGGGEGPFCQTASWLYPVALVGKVIVVDPGHGGVDPGAHYQAKILEKDLVLSMGKMLAAFLEAEGAEVVMTRTEDRDLAPPDILSLSARKRYDLKERMELTRRVRADAYLSLHVNSSPDSSRQGVYAYYSSRAGSRELAVLLAEEIRRTVSRRCFCLSGNQYYVLRENPTVAVLVEVGFISNPQERKLLSDPAYQRKVAWALARGVYRFYAEQSAGGRGK; from the coding sequence ATGCGGCGGAGGCCGAGAAGTAGGCTTCTGCTCTTTTTACTCCTGCTCCTTTTGCTGCGGGGTGGGGGAGAAGGCCCCTTCTGTCAGACGGCGAGCTGGCTTTACCCGGTAGCCCTGGTGGGCAAGGTCATCGTGGTGGATCCCGGCCACGGCGGGGTGGACCCGGGAGCGCACTACCAGGCGAAGATTCTGGAGAAAGACCTGGTGCTGAGCATGGGTAAAATGCTGGCCGCCTTTCTGGAGGCGGAAGGGGCAGAGGTGGTGATGACTCGCACCGAAGACCGGGATCTGGCCCCACCCGATATCCTTTCCCTTTCCGCGCGCAAGCGCTATGATCTTAAAGAGCGTATGGAGCTTACCCGGCGGGTTCGAGCCGATGCTTACCTTAGTTTGCACGTCAACAGCTCCCCGGACTCCTCCCGGCAAGGGGTTTATGCTTATTATTCCTCCCGTGCTGGCAGCCGGGAACTGGCGGTTTTGCTGGCGGAGGAAATCAGGCGTACGGTCTCCCGCCGCTGTTTTTGCCTGTCGGGGAACCAGTATTACGTACTGCGGGAAAACCCTACGGTGGCGGTGCTGGTGGAGGTAGGGTTCATTTCTAACCCACAGGAGCGCAAGCTCTTGTCAGACCCTGCCTACCAGCGAAAAGTGGCCTGGGCTCTGGCCCGGGGAGTGTACCGCTTCTACGCCGAGCAATCCGCCGGCGGCAGGGGAAAATAA
- a CDS encoding NAD(P)H-binding protein: MERFAFVIHPLDASDVARKFSFVRFLPDRWVERMLLLLPPVKVSHITGVRSPYAEAEGWFVSCPLTARQIMSLPQEYVLEKIVQTGKLAEKLGAKILGLGAFTKVVGDAGYTIARQLNIPVTTGNSYTVATAVEATKEAAKLIGYQLEEAAVVVVGATGAIGSVCAELLAREAQDLTLVGRNLERLRNLAERIKHRTGLAVKITDDLKGALRRADVVLTVTSAVEAIIEPEDLKPGAVVCDVARPRDVSRRVAVERPDVLVIEGGVVEVPGEVNFNFNFGFPPRTAYACMAETMILALERRYESYTLGRELTVEQVEEIDRLARKHGFKLAGFRSFERALTPEDIERVKEAARQKRKAG; encoded by the coding sequence GTGGAGCGCTTTGCTTTTGTAATTCATCCGCTGGACGCTAGTGACGTGGCCAGGAAGTTTTCCTTTGTCCGCTTCCTCCCGGACCGCTGGGTAGAAAGGATGCTTTTGCTTTTGCCCCCCGTTAAGGTTTCCCACATCACGGGAGTCCGTTCTCCCTATGCGGAAGCGGAGGGCTGGTTTGTTTCTTGCCCCCTTACGGCCCGCCAGATCATGAGCCTGCCTCAAGAGTACGTCCTGGAGAAAATAGTGCAGACAGGGAAGCTGGCGGAGAAGCTGGGGGCCAAGATTTTGGGCTTGGGGGCATTCACCAAGGTGGTGGGGGACGCCGGTTATACTATAGCCCGGCAGCTTAACATCCCCGTCACCACGGGTAACAGCTACACGGTGGCCACGGCGGTGGAGGCTACCAAGGAAGCGGCCAAGCTCATAGGCTACCAACTGGAGGAGGCGGCTGTAGTGGTGGTAGGGGCCACGGGGGCCATAGGTAGCGTGTGCGCCGAACTTTTGGCCCGGGAGGCCCAGGACTTGACCCTGGTGGGGCGCAACCTGGAAAGGCTCCGCAATTTGGCTGAAAGGATAAAGCACCGTACGGGCTTAGCGGTTAAAATAACCGATGATCTCAAGGGGGCCTTGAGGCGTGCCGACGTGGTCCTAACGGTTACCAGCGCGGTAGAGGCCATCATCGAGCCGGAGGACTTAAAGCCCGGCGCGGTGGTGTGCGATGTGGCTCGTCCCCGAGATGTTTCCCGCCGGGTGGCTGTGGAACGCCCCGACGTGCTGGTGATCGAGGGAGGGGTGGTAGAAGTACCGGGGGAGGTCAACTTTAACTTCAACTTCGGTTTTCCTCCCCGGACGGCCTATGCCTGTATGGCCGAAACTATGATCCTGGCCCTGGAAAGGCGTTACGAGTCTTATACCCTGGGCCGGGAACTGACCGTCGAGCAGGTAGAAGAGATAGACCGGTTGGCCCGCAAGCACGGCTTCAAGCTGGCGGGCTTCCGGAGCTTCGAGCGGGCCTTAACACCAGAAGACATAGAAAGGGTCAAAGAGGCTGCCCGGCAGAAGCGTAAGGCCGGTTAG